The genomic window GGCCAAAGTCAGCGCGCCGCCGTCGACCGCGATGCGCGTCGGCCCGTGGCAGCGCAGCACGTTGGCCGTGCCCTCTTCACGTTGCAGCACAGCGAGCACCCAGACTTCGTCGGGTGCTACCAGCAGGCAGGCCACGGTATCGCCTATCGCCGGCTCGAGCAGGCAACTCGCAGCGCGTCGGCCGCGTGCTTGCAGGTTGCCGCTGCTCACCGAAATTCCGTTCACGTCAGCGACGGTAATGACGCCGACACAACTCTGCGCAGGCGTCGGCGCAGCGTGGCGCACGGCAGTTCGACGGCGCGGTTTCAAAACGACAGTGGCAGTCATAGGTATCTCCGGAAAGAGCACAAAGGTGGCGTCAGGCGCTTGCAGTCCAGCGCTCGGCACGCGCCAGTTCAGGGTCGGTTTCGAGCGCGCGGCTGCGGTCGGTCATCTGAGCTTCGTCGGTCCGTGCGCCGTGCAACGTCGCGCGAAACATCGTCGCCTGCCGCAAGTCGGCGCGACTGAGGTCGGCATGGCGAAAGTCGGCGTAGGTGAGTTCGGCACCGGCGAGGCTCGCATCGACCAGGTTCGCGTTGGCGAAGTGGCATTGGTAGAGGTCGGCGCCATCGAAGCGCGCCGACGGAAACTGCCCAGCCGTGAAGAGCGCCTGCCGCAGCTTGGCGTTGGAGAAATCGACGCCCTCGCCCTGCGCGCCGCAAAAGAGCGCATGCGGCCCGACCGCGTGGTTGAAGTTAGCGCCGTCCAGCACCGACCCCTGAAAGTTGCATTGCTTCAGCGAGACACCGGCAAAGTCGGCACCTGTCAGATCGGCGAATGAAAACTGGCAACCGTCGAGCACCAGACCCGCGAAGGACTTGCCGATCAGCGCGGTCTTGGTGAACACGGCACGCGTCATGCGCGCACCCGCCCATGTGAGCTGCGCCAGGTCGCATTGCAGCACGCAGGTGTGCTTCCACTCGCTGTCGTCGGCGTTCACGTCGATGAGCGAACAGTCGGTGATCACGGCGGATTCGAGCGTGGCGCCGGCCAGGCTGGCGTGGTCGAGCCGGCAACGCGAGAACGTCGCCATGCCGAGCCATGCCGCAGCGAATTGCGCATGCGTCAACGTGCACTCGCTGAAGGTCGCGCCGTGCAGATGCGCATTGCGAAAATCGGCGTGCGCCAGCTCGCACTGGTTGAAGACGGCGCGCCGCAGATTGGCGCCGTTGAACATCGCGCCTTGCAGCTTGCAGCGGTCGAACACGCTTTCACGTGCGTCGGCTTCACGCCAGTCGCATTCGTCGAGCTGCGCCTGCGTGAACACACCACCGCCGATGGAGATCTTCGCGAACTGACCTTTGCGCAGGTCGAGACCGTCGATGGTCTCGCCCATGCTGACCGCCAGCGAAAGATGCTCGGCTTTCACAGTGGATGCGCGGCCGCGTGCCGTGCCTGTTGTTCGGCCGTGAGACGCGGCCAGCTGCGCACGCGCTCGAGCAATGCGCCGTCGAAGCGGACATCGGCATCGAGTCGGGCGCGCGAGATGTCGGCTCCAAAGAGGTTGGCGTCGCGCAGGTCAGCGCCGCGCAGGTCGGCGTGCTGCAGCATCGCGTCCTTGAAATTGACGCCCGCCAGGCGAGCGCGTGTGAACACGGCCTTGCGCAGCAACGCGCCCTCGGCGCTGGCCAGCCGCGCGTCGCAGCCGGAGAGGCGGGCCGAGCCGAAGTTGGCGCCGGCCAGCCGGGCCTTGACCAGTGACGCATCTCGCAGGTCGACCTCGCCGAAGTTGGCTGCGAGCAGGCTGGCATGCGACAGGTCGGCGCCGACCAGCGAGCAGTCTTTGGTGAACACCGCGCCGTCGAGTTGCGCGCCCGCCAGCCGCACACCATCGAGGCGGCAACTGACGAAGCTCGCGCCCGGCAACCGCGCACCACGAAGGTCCACGCCGCTGAGGTTGCACTCGACGAGGGTCGCGCCCGCCAGGTTGGCTTCGCCGGCCTGCAGCCCCTGCATGTCGAGCTTGTAGAACAGATTGCCCGCGGCTTCGACGCCGGTCCAGTCGGCGTGGCCCCACGACGTGTTCAGCAGGTTGGCGTTGACGATGACGGCCCGGCGCAAGTGCGTGTCGGCCAGCGCGCAATGCATCAACACGGCACCTGCCAGTTGCGCCTGGTCGAGTACCGCGCCGGCCAAGCGCGCGCGGCCCAGGTTGGCGTAGCTGAAGTCGGTGCCGACCGCCAGCATGCGCTGCAGATCGGCATGCGCCAGCACCGCCCGCGTGAAGTTGGCGCCCGACACATTGGCGCCTTGCAGGTTCGCGCTCTCCAACCACGCATCGGTGAAGTCGACATTTCGCAGATCGAGGGTCGACAGGTCTGCTCCCGTCAGGTCGATGCCCGGAAAACTCCGCAGCCCGCGCGCCAGCATCCACTGCATCAACCCGCGACCGCGTGCCGCCACTTCGCCCTGCTGCGGATACGCGGGCGGCTGCAGATGCGCCGCCTGCAGGTAGCCGAGTCGCTCGGCGCCTTCGCGCTGCGCCAGCTTCTGCGCCACCGGCCGCCGGTCGAACACCAGGCCCGCCGCACGCTGTGCGTCGAGTTCCGCCAGATGCGCTTCCGCGTTGTAGTCGGGCGGTCCGCGGTGCACCAGCTTTGCCATGTCGATCTTGCCGGCCTCTTCGAGATCGAGCACGCGCTGAAGCTGGTCGGCCATGTCGCTGATCGCGGCCCACTGCTGCGCCTGGGCTTCTTCCTGCTTCGCCTTGAGATAGGCCGGCAGCTCGCCCATGCTGCGCTTGGGTTCGGGCGGCGGCAGGGTGAATGCAAGCGCGCCCGGGTCTTTGCCTTCGGCGGCCATCTTCTCGCGCGCGACGGCGATGTCCACCTCGGCACGGCGACGCTGCGCTGCGCCCTGCAAGCCTTCCATCGCAAAGGCCTGCTCGGCCTCGGCGGCTTCGGGGTCGGCGGTGTCGATGCCCTCGGGCAGCAGGTCGGCATCGTTCAGTGCTTCGAGGCCACCGTGCTTCGGGTCGGCGCGCCGGGCCAGCACGTCGACGTAGTGCGCATCGGTCTTCGGCTGGCCGATGCGCTCGACCGCGCCCAGCAATTGAAGGATGTCGGCACCGTCGTCCTCCGCGCATTCGGCCATGCCGTGGAACACCAGCACCATGCGCTCGGCATGCGGAAAGAACCAAGCCGTGGTCAGGCGCATCGGCACCTCGCGCAGCTTGGTGGCACCGCTGTCCGCATAGTTGACGAAGGTGCGCACGCGCAGGCCCGGCAACCGGCCTTCGATCCGACGCTGGACCGGGTGCAGGTTGTCGAGCGCAAACGGTTCGTCGCCGCGCAACGGCGCATCGAACCACTGGTCGCTCGGGGCCATGTTGAAGTGCTTCCAATCGAGGTCCGGCGGAAAGCCCGGCGCATGGGCCTTGAGGTAGTCGGCGTCGTAGGTGCCACGGTAGGCGAGCCGCTGCGGGTGCAAGGTTTCGAGCGGACCGTAGCCGGCCGGCACCACCTCGGACTGCGGCGACAACATGCGCGACCCCGGCAGTTCGATGTTGGGCAGCATGCGCACGCCGTTGACGGCCTGGCGGCCTTTGCCGAGCGGGTTCAACGCGTAGTCGGCACCGCCATAGGCGTTGTGCCAGCCCAGCGCGATGCGCTCGGGCGCTGCGGCCACGGCGCGCGGCCGGTCGCCATCCCACCAGCGTTCGCCGAACGCCAGCAGCGTTTTCTCGACATGCCCGACGCGCACGCGCACCGCGCAGCCCGCGGCCTCCGACGGCTGCGGATAGGCATGGCCGTGCACCAGAAACTCGGGCGTGAGCTTGGCCACGCCTTCGTCGAGCAGCGGCAGCGCCATCTCGCGCGCTACAAAATTCCAGAGCGACTGCTCGCCCCACAAACGGCCGGCGCTGCCCTGAACGAAAGGCACGTGCAGATAGTGCGTGACGCACATGCCGTAGCGTTTTCGGTATTCGATCGCGCGGCTCGAAAACCCAAGCGACATGGGCTTGCAGACCTGCATCAGCCGCCCGCCGGCGCGGAGCCGCCGCCTTTGTTGTCGGGCGGGCTCGGCGTCTTGGTCGCGGGCGGTGCAGGAGGCATCGCGGCGTCCCAGGCTTTGTCAGCCGCCTTGCCGACCGCCTCGCCTGCCTTGTCGGCCACATTCGCCACTGATGGCGCCGCACCGGGCACATACTTGCCCCCCAATTGCGAGCCGACTCCGCCGCCAGCCACAGCGCCCGCCGGCCCGCCGAGCACGCCGCCCACCACCGCACCGACGCCTGCACCGACAGCGGTGCCGAGTTGCCGCTGACGCCGGTCGGCGCTGGCGGCCAGGCTGTTGAGCTTGCCCTGGAGTTCGGGCAGCTCGGGGATTTCGCTTGCTGTCTGGCGCAGTGCCGCGGCCGCGTCGGCGTACTGCTTCATGGTCGCGGCCGAGTCGGCGACGCCCAGCACGCCCGCCACCAGGCCGCCCAGCGCGCCGACCACCGCTGCCCCGGCCGCACCACCGGCGCCGGCGCCCGGCTGAATGATCTTGACGGCGGTGCACTCGATGTCGGCCGGCGTGTTGGTGAGATCGAGCGCCGCCACGTTGTGCATCTGCAGCGCGGCGCAGTTCTCCATCTGGATGGCGAGCGCGTTGGCGATGCTCATGCCCAGAAAGTTGTTCATCTGCAGACCCATGAACGTGCTGCGCGCCATGCCCATGTTGGCTTCGCTCGACGAGCCGATGTAGCCACTCGAGTTGGAACCCATCACCGTCGTGTTGGACCCCATCGAGGTCGCATTGATGTTGCCGAAGGCCATCAGGTCCACGTCGGCCGCGGCCACCAGTTTGATGCCAGCGTTGGATGCGACCAGATGCGCACCGCTGGTGATGTCCTTGCGGCCGGCTTGCGAGGTGAACGACATGTCGCCTTTGGTGCCGACCGCCAGTGAAGCGGCAGTCACGCTGACGGCGCCCGAGGTGAGCGCCAGCGACGCCGAGAACTGCGTCATGGCGCCGGTCACGTTCAGGTTGTAGGTCTGGCCGACGATCATGTCGACCTTGCCGCCGACCTGGTTGAACTGCCCCGTCAGGCCGACGATGTTTTCCTGGTACTTGCCGATGTTGTTGTACTGCGCCAGCGTCACGTTGGTGTACTGGTCCTTGTGGACGATGTTGCGCTGGTCCTTGTCGACCTCGCGCTTTTCGAAACCGATGGTGTGCACCGTGCGGTCGTTCTCGACCCTGATGCTCTGGTCGTGCCCCACGCTGGTCGAGTCGTCGGCCTCGACCGAGGTCGACATGTTGCGCTCGGCATGGATGTTGACGAGCTCCTCGCCCTTCTTGTCCTCGAACATCAACTCGTTGTAGTTGTTGCTGTTGCCACCCGGCGTCGACCGCGTCTTGAAACCGCTTTGCGTCGGCGAGTCGTACGGGATCGGCTGCTTGTCGTTGTAGACACGGCCGACGACGATGGGCCGGTCCGGGTCGCCGTTCAGGAAGTCGACGATCACTTCCTGCCCGATGCGCGGCATGAAGTACCCGCCCCACGAAGTGCCCGCCATCGG from Variovorax sp. PAMC28562 includes these protein-coding regions:
- a CDS encoding type VI secretion system Vgr family protein, with product MAEELFHIKSDSPAVDDLMFWTLVGHESLSNPSIYELVVLSRNDQIDGKDILGRAFDVVLDFFDADGGKHQRHCQGHAVRFMRAERAGRYASYRIVLRSWFWLLTKRTNSRILQEKKVLEVMDAVLEDSPIKRFKKVETQNVIGNHLQRRYSVQHMETDFHFISRLLEDEGIYYWYDAHDAPGTMHLSDASEIAHEPLPVKQTLPYVSFGANDSRFEEISRWVSARSFESGKYDTRDSDFKAIGKRLGAKRDTSDDHQLADFEEFEFPGGYFTPDDADNTAKIRGEEQIARRDRHWAITSWPDVAVGRTFKFTGSPDGSSDGEYLIGGCDFVVTHAGYEGMSATDGNAHRIGSVLLAMVTEDPSNNDIAGLLKELIDGHPALRIPERGTQSFLITVLPADMPFRPRRITPRVTMPGPQSAIVVGPKGDELHVDQLGRVKVHFHWDRYDESNEKSTCWVRVSQPMAGTSWGGYFMPRIGQEVIVDFLNGDPDRPIVVGRVYNDKQPIPYDSPTQSGFKTRSTPGGNSNNYNELMFEDKKGEELVNIHAERNMSTSVEADDSTSVGHDQSIRVENDRTVHTIGFEKREVDKDQRNIVHKDQYTNVTLAQYNNIGKYQENIVGLTGQFNQVGGKVDMIVGQTYNLNVTGAMTQFSASLALTSGAVSVTAASLAVGTKGDMSFTSQAGRKDITSGAHLVASNAGIKLVAAADVDLMAFGNINATSMGSNTTVMGSNSSGYIGSSSEANMGMARSTFMGLQMNNFLGMSIANALAIQMENCAALQMHNVAALDLTNTPADIECTAVKIIQPGAGAGGAAGAAVVGALGGLVAGVLGVADSAATMKQYADAAAALRQTASEIPELPELQGKLNSLAASADRRQRQLGTAVGAGVGAVVGGVLGGPAGAVAGGGVGSQLGGKYVPGAAPSVANVADKAGEAVGKAADKAWDAAMPPAPPATKTPSPPDNKGGGSAPAGG
- a CDS encoding pentapeptide repeat-containing protein; the protein is MGETIDGLDLRKGQFAKISIGGGVFTQAQLDECDWREADARESVFDRCKLQGAMFNGANLRRAVFNQCELAHADFRNAHLHGATFSECTLTHAQFAAAWLGMATFSRCRLDHASLAGATLESAVITDCSLIDVNADDSEWKHTCVLQCDLAQLTWAGARMTRAVFTKTALIGKSFAGLVLDGCQFSFADLTGADFAGVSLKQCNFQGSVLDGANFNHAVGPHALFCGAQGEGVDFSNAKLRQALFTAGQFPSARFDGADLYQCHFANANLVDASLAGAELTYADFRHADLSRADLRQATMFRATLHGARTDEAQMTDRSRALETDPELARAERWTASA
- a CDS encoding DUF3540 domain-containing protein; this encodes MTATVVLKPRRRTAVRHAAPTPAQSCVGVITVADVNGISVSSGNLQARGRRAASCLLEPAIGDTVACLLVAPDEVWVLAVLQREEGTANVLRCHGPTRIAVDGGALTLAAPHLALESEVFSLRAAKASVAADDAELVGKNLHVIGTAVKLVGSVLSTVFERVTHFSRNHLRTTDGIDRVQATHVECEAEQLARISGQHLLLNGQNLVKARGGQIHFG
- a CDS encoding DUF2169 domain-containing protein; translation: MSLGFSSRAIEYRKRYGMCVTHYLHVPFVQGSAGRLWGEQSLWNFVAREMALPLLDEGVAKLTPEFLVHGHAYPQPSEAAGCAVRVRVGHVEKTLLAFGERWWDGDRPRAVAAAPERIALGWHNAYGGADYALNPLGKGRQAVNGVRMLPNIELPGSRMLSPQSEVVPAGYGPLETLHPQRLAYRGTYDADYLKAHAPGFPPDLDWKHFNMAPSDQWFDAPLRGDEPFALDNLHPVQRRIEGRLPGLRVRTFVNYADSGATKLREVPMRLTTAWFFPHAERMVLVFHGMAECAEDDGADILQLLGAVERIGQPKTDAHYVDVLARRADPKHGGLEALNDADLLPEGIDTADPEAAEAEQAFAMEGLQGAAQRRRAEVDIAVAREKMAAEGKDPGALAFTLPPPEPKRSMGELPAYLKAKQEEAQAQQWAAISDMADQLQRVLDLEEAGKIDMAKLVHRGPPDYNAEAHLAELDAQRAAGLVFDRRPVAQKLAQREGAERLGYLQAAHLQPPAYPQQGEVAARGRGLMQWMLARGLRSFPGIDLTGADLSTLDLRNVDFTDAWLESANLQGANVSGANFTRAVLAHADLQRMLAVGTDFSYANLGRARLAGAVLDQAQLAGAVLMHCALADTHLRRAVIVNANLLNTSWGHADWTGVEAAGNLFYKLDMQGLQAGEANLAGATLVECNLSGVDLRGARLPGASFVSCRLDGVRLAGAQLDGAVFTKDCSLVGADLSHASLLAANFGEVDLRDASLVKARLAGANFGSARLSGCDARLASAEGALLRKAVFTRARLAGVNFKDAMLQHADLRGADLRDANLFGADISRARLDADVRFDGALLERVRSWPRLTAEQQARHAAAHPL